TGCAGACTTTGACTAGGCTTCCAGACTCTGTAATCCCAGGTCTCATCTGCAATGGCACCTATAAAATAGCTCTGTCCAGATGTAAAGATGTGGAAATTGGAAGAGTAGTTGCTCGTCTGGTTTGGCATTTTcaagaacaggaggctgagcagCCTGGGGTGAACCCATCTCAtctatttttccttatttttcctttggcaTAGGAGGAACATCACTCCATGCAGGTGGACTCTTTTGTTGAAGAGCATGGCAAAGAATATCTAGCCATCAAAatgattggaccagatgatgaGGTGGAGAATGCTGTGGCACGTAACTTGGGCATGTAAGTGAAGAGGCCATACTTGATGGCTGGTGGAGTCAGCCTGTGTCCAGACTAAGGCAGTCCAGTTTTTCGGAGTATTGTCACTGTCAAGTGGATGCTTCTCTTCTTTCAATTACccttttctttcaactttcatAGCTTTAACTACCCCTGCCCGTTATATGTTGGGGAAAAAATCAGGCCAAATGCCAGCTCCCTTTCTCCAATTTCAGAAACCAAGTTCTCCCTGGTCCTTTGCTCTGTTAGACGATAGCCCTGTACCTCCCACCCTCATCAAGCAGTCTATGTGCCCAGTCACAGATCACAAAGAATATGCCCCTGTATCCCTGAAGAGAAGTGCAGTAGTAAAACTAAAAGGTAGTGGCAGGGTATCTTCCTGTCTGTGACTGGGAGGTGTTTGAGCTCAGGTCTGTATTTGGGCTGACAGTAAATGGGAACCTCTTCAGTTTGTGCTGGAGAAACAGTTTGCTAAATATTGATTTTTGGCCGTGTCTCAGTGTGTGCTATTGGATCCTGACTCTGATGTGCTTGTTCTATGCTAGCCTTCTGAGTTGTTAGGTTAAAGTGAACTTCTCTGAGCACCCAGAAGAAGACCTTTAGTCTACAAGGTTTTCTGTCCCATGTCTTGCTGTGTTCTAAGAGGATTTTGAtgtgacttttctttttctctggctATAGGGATTTGTGCAGAAAGGATCCTGACTGTGACTATTACTTTAGCCTGGATGCTGAGATAGTTCTGAAGAACACGGAGACTCTAAGGATCCTGATCGAACAGAACAAGTGAGTTCTTTGCTCTGAGCAATCCTTACTGGTCACCCTTCACAGAAGGTATACGATGAGTTCTTTAATCACTGAGATGTGTAAGGCGGTAAGGAGAAATGTGTCAGAGATGGAATGTTAGAGAGACTCCTcttctttggtctttttttaCTGTAGTTGTAATCCCTGGGTTTTAGGCAGTAGATGTAAATCATCCCTAGTTTTGTCTTTGTATAGTCACTAGAACAAATCAGATTCTAAGGGACCTGTTGCAGGGTACAGTTAGATAGGAGATTGTGACAATATTTGCCCTTTCTTATGTGGAATTTCATTTCAACAGAGTTGACAGAAGCAGCAACTCTGTGAGGGAGAATCCAGCTCTTACAGTTCTGTggtttgtaaatattttccttcctgtggTAACATCCTGTCCTGCgattcctttttgtttgtgctCACAGGATGGTGATTGCCCCGCTGGTGAGCCGTCATGAGAAGCTGTGGTCAAATTTCTGGGGTGCGCTGAGCCCTGATGGATACTACGCCCGTTCGGAAGATTATGTGGATATTGTTCAAAGGCGGAGGGTGTGAGTTTGCAAAAATGTTTCTTGCTGATATAATCCCTCAAATATAAAGTGTGCTGCAGCACATTATCATCAAACCAGCTAATGTCAAAGAACCACAGTCTTTGTgtatagaaaaggaaaataagtctGGACTCCCATTTGGAAGCAGCTTTATGTTCTCCCCTCAGCAGAGACCATAACCTACTTTGGGCAGATTATCTTATGATCAGAGTAAGGCTTTAAGAGTTCCAGCAGTTCCTTTCTTAGTGGTATTTCAAATCTTACTCTTGTACCCCTGTGTTTCAGCGGGCTTTGGAATGTTCCCTACATCAGCAGCGTTTACATGATTAAAGCCAAGGCTCTGCGATCGGAGCTTGACCAGACAGATCTGTTCCACAGTGGCAAGCTGGATGCTGACATGGCTTTCTGCCACAACGTTCGGAATCAGGTCAGTCGAGGAGAGGCTGGCAGGGGAGAGCTGCGTGCCAGGGTGGAGGTGGCAAGATCGAGTATTTTCGAGGCATTCAGCTTTGCTGGGGCGTGGGACAGGATGAGCTGGCATTGCTCAGTGCTGTGCAGGCTTGGAACGGTGCAGGATTTCTATCTTGCTGTGAAACCACACAGAGCCAGGGACCGCTAAATGCAGATAACATTTTTGTTCTTGGGCCTATTCATGGCTGTTCTAAATGGGATTGACAGGGTAAGAAGGAAAAACCTAATCTCAGTGGTTTACAGAAATGTGGGGCCTGGAAACAAAGCTTGATTGTTTCCCTCTGTTCTGCAGGGAGTCTTTATGTACCTGACAAATCGGCATCAGTTTGGACACATACTGTCCCTGGAGAATTATCAGACAACTCACCTCCACAATGACCTCTGGCAGATATTCAGCAATCCTGAGGTGAGATAACCTGCAGTCTTAACAACGTGGCGTGTGAAGATTTGGTGAGTAGCTTCACCAATAAGGAGGGTCCAGGCTTTGTAATAACGATGTCTCTCAGGTGAGATGAGTAGCATAGTCACAGAATTTAAAGAGAAGGTGTTTATGCAATTTATAATATCTGGATCTTTAAAGCCTGTGAAATACTCCCGCACAAGTGCCTGGCCTTTCATTCCCTCTTTTAGCAGGCCTCACAGAGATAATTGGTTTTCTTATCCTTTAACTGCAGGACTGGAGAGAAAAGTACATCCATGAAAACTACACAGCAGCGCTGAAAGGGAAATTGGTAGAAGTGGTAAGAAAACATTGCTCTTATCCATCAGAATGGGAGATTGGTGTCAGGACAATGCTGATATCATCACTATTGTCATTCTTGGGAATAAGCGGTTCAGCATGACCTCGTAGTCTTTCAGATCCAGAGGAAATGTGACCTTGAAAGTATATCTAGAGCTAAATCATTTTTGTAGAAGTGTATTTCCAGCTCTCTTAAGTGGAAGTGAGGTGTGTAAATCAGAAGACAAATTTCTATCCTCAATGTTTTAGTTACTTTCCACTTTGACTCAATCTACAGTCAGTTTAGTCTTGTTCCTTTTGACTCAAGCACCTGCCCTTGTTTCTGCTGTTCTCACCCATCTACTTTCTGCAGCCCTGCCCAGACGTTTACTGGTTCCCCATATTCACTGACACTGCCTGTGATGAGCTGGTGGAAGAAATGGAACATTATGGCCAGTGGTCCACAGGTGACAACACGGTAAGAAAAAGCAGGAGCTTTTTGATTTCTGGGTCACATCATTATTTGTGTGTATTTGGTAGTAGCAATGACTCCTGTAAGAAGGCATTAGGCCTCACAGTTAAACCAGGAAACCGGAGGAAAtactctggttttgttcttgatAAACTCTGTGATTTTGCCTGTGTTCTTAAAAGTGAATTAATCTTTCTGAGTCCTCTTTAGTGTTCGGCCCTTCTGATGGTGATATTGTTTACTTTAGGGTTTAATTATTGTTTGAAATGAGTTTTCCATCCTGGAAAttccaataaataaatatcataTTTATTTGTAGTTACCAGAAGCACATGCTTTTCAGTCCTGTAATGGGTGTTTTCATGGTTCTGTTTCAGGACAGCAGAATACAGGGAGGATATGAGAACGTCCCAACTATTGACATACACATGAACCAAATTGGTTTTGAAAGAGAATGGTATAAGTTTCTCCTGGACTATATTGCACCCATTACTGAGAAGCTGTATCCAGGATACTATACCAAGGTATGTATAGTTGAGCATCAAAGCTTGTGATCATCTCAGCACCTCCTTTAGTTCCAAATTTGTGAAAAGTCTGCTGGACTCCTCTAGCAATATGCACAGTATTTCCCAGTATGGAGGCACTGATCCTGGAGTATGACATAAGTATATGCAGCAGGAAATATGCCATTTCACAATGACATTTTCCTGCcttatttttgcctttctctcttAGCAGTGAGATGTACTTTAAATATTACACCGGGCTCTGCATCTCGGTAGCCATGGACTAGTATAGCCCTGTAACAGAAGTGCACTTTGCTCTTCTCTCCTGCAGGCTCAGTTTGAGCTGGCCTTTGTAGTTCGCTACAAACCTGACGAGCAGCCGTCTTTAATGCCCCATCACGACGCTTCCACCTTTACCATTAACATTGCTTTGAACCGAGTTGGAATAGACTATGAGGtaggtgtgtgccagtgtgtcAAGAGTGCAGTACGGCCCCTTGAGCAGCCCAGGCAGCTGAAAACCCTTTCCTAATCCATATCTCGCTACTTCACACCGCAGGTTGCTAATAAAGACTGGGATATGGTAGAAATGTTTTTGAAAGCAACAGAACATAGGAGATTGCCCAAGCACCTTCTCACACTTCCTGAGGGGCTGccaggagaaggcagagccTCTTCCCTGAAGCGCTTTTACCAAGCTGGTGTGTCTCATTTTGTTTCCACCAGGGAGGAGGCTGCCGGTTCCTCCGCTACAATTGCTCCATTCGAGCTCCGCGGAAGGGGTGGACCCTTATGCATCCAGGACGCCTGACCCACTATCACGAAGGTCTTCCAACCACCAAAGGAACCCGTTATATCGCAGTGTCTTTCCTTGACCCCTAGAGCCATGTTTCACAGGAAGGACCTTTCCCTGGCCCTGCTCACTGCTGACTTTGAGTGGAAACAGGGAATGCTACTGAGAGTTTCTAAGGCATTGATCAAAGCTATTTGGATATTgatttttaacaatattttaagACTCCACTACTGGAAGATCTCTCTCTCTGATACTGCAGGTAATATCTAGGAATATTGCTGTAGAATTTGGAAGGAGATTCTGTGCCTTCGTTTTTGATTCTGCTCCTCATCCGCTGTGTCTTGGAAATGCGATTTACTTGAACCTTCACTGATTGATTGGCTTTACAAAAATGCTTTCTTGGActggaaatgcagctttttgGAGGCAAGTCACAAGCTCCCTCTCCAAGTAGCTGAAAGCCCATTTTCATCCACAGCATATATATGGGACTGGACAGTAATTCCTGGATACAATTCCAAATGTAAACCAATCGGGGAGCTGACTCCAGGAGTCATAGCAGTTAAATGTTATACCAGATGAAACTCAGTAATAAGAGCCTGAAGATCATCTGATTCTTTACCTCTTTGCAGTCCTTGGAAGCATATCACAAAGGTCAGACAGCAGCAGTGGCAATATAAGTGCTTCTGGTTAGCTAAAGGAAAGTCCGCTGATGATATTTTACCTCTGGGGTTAGACTGAAGAGATAAAAGCCTCCCTGTTTTCTGTTACTGTAGCTAAAAGGAGTGTGCGTACCCAGACAAACACAGACCATGTCAGTGTGTGTAGATAAAATCTAAGAAAGGGAAGGCTGAGAACAACTGGATCAGTCAGGAGGGCTTCACTGCTCGGTCCTCTCAGCTCTGTCCCGTGTTCAGATTGTCAAAAGCTCTGATCAGTCTGGATAATAACCCAGAGGCCCCAGTGGCCTCATTCCAGTTCTCAGTGATAGTTTTGATAATTGTCTTTGCATCCAACTTGAGTAGGCCATCAGAGAGCTGTTCTCTGCTACTTAGAGGAAATCCGTATTTAGTGTTTCTTATTTGAGATTCCAAACCAAAATGCAAATTCCCTGCTTCTGCAGTGGGGTCCAGGCTGATAGAAAAGGGTGTTTGGAAAGTGCTGAGAGATCATGGTGAGCTGGTAGGTATAAAAATCTGCCTAGACTAGGCCCATGGTTAGAGGGGGAATTGGGAGAAGCCTTTTCTGCCGTTGCCTGGGGGATATTTGCTCTGCTTCTCAGTGTTACGCTCTGGGCTTCTCAGACTAATTGGTTTCACAAGCAGTAAATTAATATCATGATTGtccttaggaaaaaatatcatcttcgttctctgtgttttcagttttactgTCTAATTGCCAGGTTCGTCTCAGACAGGTTGCATTAATGCAGGAAGAATAGCTTTAGACCTGTAAACTCTAGCAGGGAACTTTATACAATTTGATGGACCTGAGGAAGGCAACATTGACCcttttttgctgctttccacGTGCTTTTTAGGTCTGTTTCAAGGCTACACACTCACACGTGCACAAGGGAGAAAAATCCAGGCAGGGACAAtcaatctgaaaaataaaacaataataaatctTGTTAAGTGAAGTCAGAACTGTTATCAAATGGAAGGCTGTGATAGGCCAATCGTTGACATGTCaaaaatgtgtatgtatttattcagcaagtttttttttcacttattttgttgtgtgtttcCTTGCTGGGTGGGGTGGTGGGGGTTAATTATGGGCCTGTCGCACGGGTGCGCGGTTTGGGCCGGGGGAACCCGCGTCCCCCCCGCCCGGTGTCCCCTCGGGGGATCGATCCTCTGGCGGCCAGTGCGGGGCGGCGCCCTCGGACTACGGCTCCCGTGATGCCCCGCGAGAGGGCGCGCGGCGATGACACGCGCCGCCTCGCGCCTGACGATGCGGTGGGGGTAACATGGCGGAGTCGCGGTGGCGGCGGTGAAGGTGAGAGCTGGGGCGGCGCATCATGATGGGGGAGGCGGGAGCCGCTCCAGGTCGGGACGGGCTCTTGTGGGGGTCGCCTCCTGGGCGGCAGGGACGGGAGGACCCGCCGAGGCAGGGTCTTTCTGCCCTCCGAGGCGCGCGCCGCCCTGTGGGGGCGGCAGGGGCCCGCTTCCCGCCCTTTGCCGTGCACGCGCCAGCTGCCGCCCTCCCGCCCGTCCCCTGAGGTGTGAGGAGAAGGTGATGGGGCCGCACTGAGACCGCAGcgggagtattgtgtccagttgtggcccctcagttaagaaggacagggaactgctggagagagtccagcgcagccaccaagatgctgaagggagtggagcatctcccgtgtgaggaaaggctgagggagctggggctctggagctggacaagaggacactgaggggtgacctcattaatgtttacagatatctaaagggtgagtgtcaggaggatggagccaggctcttctcggtgacaaccaatgataggacaaggggtaatgggtacaaactggaacacaggaggttccacttaaatatgagaagaaacaacttctcagtgagggtaacagacactaGAATAGgttgcccaggggggttgtggagtctccttctctgcagacattcaaacccccctggacaccttcctgtgtaacctcatctgggtgttcctgctccgacgggggggttggactggatgagctttcgaggtctcttccaatccctaacattctgggattctgtggggCTGCCTGAAGCATCAGCCCAGCACATCCCCCGGGTGCTGGGATGGCGGGGGAGCAGAGCCGGTCTGGGCCGGTCAGGGAGCTTGGCAGCCTGTGTCCCTCATTCCCTGGTCGCTCTGCCACAGGGACAAGCTGGACTCGGCGTCACTGAAAGAGCTGTGGGCCGGAGGCTGGCGAGGGGGACGGCAGGAGAGCTGCAGTCATTCGTATTCAAGAGGGACTCAAGCTGACCATGCCTGACTTGTGAAAACATAACTCATCCTGAAAGTAAGCAGAGGGAGACATGATTGCTGGGGGCTGTTGACCTGAAGGGAGAACAAAGATggattttcattattattatttctgataTTTGAGTAATTTGCTCTTGTAGAAAGTGGAGCAATttctttgtggaagaaaaaagttatttttaaaacctgtatTTATCTAATTCTTGGTAAGATGCTTAGTTAACTGGCACTTGGTGAGCCACCGTTGTTTGCTGGATTTTTCCCTGTAGCGCGATGTCCCTGTTGTTCACTCGTTCCAAGTCAATAGTTGCAGTGAAGAAGGATAAAAGACACATGGCTGAGGTAAATGCTTCTCCACTTAAACATTTTGTCactgcaaagaagaaaatcaatGGTATCTTTGAGCAGCTGGCCGCATACATCAATGAGAGCTCCTCGTTCCTGGAAGGTAAGCTGAATTCTTGAACTGCAAGTGTGTTACTGCTTCACCCACATAGAGTtccccaaacacacaccaaaaccccTCATTCAGTTAAATGACATCACTATACCTGTGCTTATTTATATGTCCATGTGTGCTTATATATTGGTATTTACaaggagaacagaaaattatttgattGGATTTGAATGGGGTTCAGGGTTCACGTTTTAAAGCAGACAAGTTCACAAATGTTATGAAACTGAGCTAGTTATTAAGCTATGCTTGGCCTATACAAGGCCTTTTAGGTTTTTTACCTGTAATTCTTTCAGTATTCTTACCTAGACATGTCATTGCTAGTGTTGTGTACCTTATGCCCAAAATTTGCTTTAGCAGCTTAAtacacagacagaaaaatttTATTTGAGGATATTGGAGTGTTGGAAATGTTTGCTGTGTTCTGTGTAAGGCAGTCCTGAGGATAAGGGTGATTGTTAGATACATGGAAGAAACCATCTGATATAAAATTGCCTCAGGGTGTAATTGCGTGTGTCAAGATTACCCACACAGTCTTTGGGACACAGATAAACCTCTAGTTGTGTGTGTTACATCATGAAGAGTGCACCCAGTACGGAGGGAGGTGATTTGGAATTCAGAGACATgatataattttcattttagaaacaCACAGGAACATAGAGCTTGATCCCGTCACCACAGAAGAGCAGGTACTGGAAGTCAAAGGCTACCTGTCAAAAGTCAGTGGCATTAGTGAAGTGTTGGCAAGACGACACATGAAAGTTGCTTTTTTTGGAAGGTGAGTCACGTGCTTATGTTGCCTACGCTCCCCACTCAGTAAGGTGACTGGCATTTTTAGGATTGTAGccagtaaaaaatatttatagaaaccCTAGTGCTCCAGCTTTTGCTTGTAATTTGCATGTCCCTGGTATTAGTCCTTTTGTAAATTGGAAGCAAATACTGCCCCGCATAATTCTTTGATTTGGAAGAATTCTTAcaataagaaaatagaaaagtcATCTTTTAAGTTTCCTGTGGCATCTAAATTGTTAATACTTTTGATACTGcttgttttagagagctttttGTAGTGTGAAAGCAAGAGGCCTAGCTATAACATTCTTTAATCTGACTTCAGGACAAGCAATGGAAAAAGCACTGTGATAAATGCCATGCTATGGGACAAAGTCCTTCCTTCAGGAATTGGACACACCACTAATTGTTTCCTGCGTGTAGAAGGGACTGATGGACATGAAGCTTTCCTGCTCACGGAAGGctcagaggaaaagaagagtGTTAAGGTACAATTTCCTTAAGCATAAGATAAAGCAGAAGAGCTCTTCAGAAGCGCCAGAAAttggaagaaacaagaaaataaaagcactaTTAATAGATTTCACAATTAAggattttaattattaaagaaGTAGAGATGAAGAACAGCGTTTTTTATGATGTAGGAAGGGAGGAATGGAGCCAGATATAGCATGGAAATTGttcattttatgaaaaagaTATGTTTATTTGTTAGTGATAGCAGGGAACCAGAACGATGACTCAGGAAGTTCTGAGCTCTGTGTGACTAACAGAAGGCACAGACTTCCTGGTAATTCCTCAGTAGCCTTTTGTGACAGGAAAATTTCTTAAGGAGAATTTCTCATAAACTCCAACTAGGTGGTCGCCTTTTGCCTGGGAGACTCAAGCAAGTTTTATGTTGAAAACCTTCCAGGGAGAAAGTGATTTGGGGTTGGGTTTTATCTTGAATTGTCTGTGAACAGCCCTGAAGGAGAGATAATTGTGTTAATGGGTCTTAGTATATGCAAAGTGTTATAAATTATCCGTCTTTTTAATAGACAGTAAACCAGCTGGCTCATGCCCTTCATCAAGATGAACTTCTGAATGCTGGCAGCCTAGTCAGCGTAATGTGGCCTAATTCCAAATGTCCTCTCTTAAAGGATGACCTGGTGCTGATGGACAGGTGAGAAAtagctttctttcctttcctgcttATCAGAGATTAATTACAGAAATGTTCGctaaatttttatttgaagacaTCAAGGAAATTGCCCCTGTTCTATCTATGACAGTGACTAAAGTCCTTTGCTGTAGTGAGCAGTCAGAGTTTCTCTTGATTG
This genomic interval from Columba livia isolate bColLiv1 breed racing homer chromosome 21, bColLiv1.pat.W.v2, whole genome shotgun sequence contains the following:
- the PLOD1 gene encoding procollagen-lysine,2-oxoglutarate 5-dioxygenase 1, encoding MVPPAVLLPWAVLALLWPGGGGASAQEENLLVLTVATKQTEGFQRFRRSAQFFDYKIQVLGLDEEWQGGDDKKPAGGGQKVRLLKSALKQYADKEDLIILFIDSYDVLFASGPTELLKKFKQAKSKVVFSAENYIYPDRKLEAKYPQVRDGKRFLGSGGFIGYAPNLKKLVEEWKGKDDDSDQLFYTNVFLDPEKRESINISLDQRSRIFQNLNGALDEVVMKFENSRVRARNLLYDTLPVVIHGNGPTKLQLNYLGNYIPQIWTFETGCTVCDEGLRSLTGFKDEALPIILIGIFIEQPTPFLSQFFLRLRNLHYPKQRIQLFIHNHEEHHSMQVDSFVEEHGKEYLAIKMIGPDDEVENAVARNLGMDLCRKDPDCDYYFSLDAEIVLKNTETLRILIEQNKMVIAPLVSRHEKLWSNFWGALSPDGYYARSEDYVDIVQRRRVGLWNVPYISSVYMIKAKALRSELDQTDLFHSGKLDADMAFCHNVRNQGVFMYLTNRHQFGHILSLENYQTTHLHNDLWQIFSNPEDWREKYIHENYTAALKGKLVEVPCPDVYWFPIFTDTACDELVEEMEHYGQWSTGDNTDSRIQGGYENVPTIDIHMNQIGFEREWYKFLLDYIAPITEKLYPGYYTKAQFELAFVVRYKPDEQPSLMPHHDASTFTINIALNRVGIDYEGGGCRFLRYNCSIRAPRKGWTLMHPGRLTHYHEGLPTTKGTRYIAVSFLDP